A window of Castanea sativa cultivar Marrone di Chiusa Pesio chromosome 1, ASM4071231v1 contains these coding sequences:
- the LOC142623911 gene encoding uncharacterized protein LOC142623911, whose protein sequence is MAWSIWNNRNKYKYEGKLKPAKTVVSDVTRYVEEFRQGFSPNPPLPKQPPRFGSQWRPPEAGWYKVNVDAAVFKEVGNCGVGVVVRNEEGLLMGAMSKKIPFPLGPLEAEARAVEEGIGFAKDLGLNEVFIEGDAKNLMHAHANSDPKYTPSSIQKVMEGAKFRLQAFKSWKIGHVHRSCNMAAHMLARHACNVPESLVWVEDIPPMIPAQICMDVSSLGLSLI, encoded by the coding sequence ATGGCGTGGAGCATATGGAATAACCGAAATAAATACAAGTATGAGGGAAAGCTCAAGCCTGCAAAAACAGTTGTCAGTGATGTAACCAGGTATGTGGAGGAATTCAGGCAAGGCTTCTCTCCAAATCCACCCCTTCCCAAGCAGCCCCCACGGTTTGGTTCTCAATGGAGGCCTCCAGAAGCTGGCTGGTACAAAGTAAATGTTGATGCAGCAGTTTTTAAAGAGGTGGGCAACTGTGGTGTGGGGGTAGTAGTCAGAAATGAAGAAGGACTGTTGATGGGGGCGATGAGCAAGAAGATCCCTTTTCCGTTGGGACCCTTAGAAGCAGAGGCGAGGGCAGTGGAGGAGGGTATTGGCTTTGCAAAGGACCTTGGTCTGAATGAGGTTTTCATTGAGGGCGATGCGAAGAATCTAATGCATGCCCATGCAAACTCAGACCCCAAGTACACCCCATCCTCCATTCAAAAGGTTATGGAAGGGGCGAAGTTTAGGCTGCAGGCGTTCAAATCATGGAAGATTGGTCATGTCCATAGAAGCTGTAATATGGCAGCTCATATGCTTGCAAGGCATGCTTGTAATGTTCCTGAGAGTTTAGTTTGGGTGGAGGATATTCCCCCAATGATTCCAGCTCAGATCTGTATGGATGTTTCAAGTTTGGGTTTATCCCTCATTTAA